In a single window of the Phycisphaerales bacterium genome:
- the folE gene encoding GTP cyclohydrolase I FolE, with amino-acid sequence METAIPGRSTPVSGLTLRLPVTPQQPVDVERIERAVREILLAIGEDPARDGLLDTPKRVARAYRELFAGLRQDPAAHLERVFEQETDGVVLVRDIEFFSMCEHHLLPFFGKAHVAYRPNGDRVVGLSKLARTVDTFARRPQVQERLTAQVADAMMEHLQPAGVVVMVEAEHLCMSMRGISKPGSATATTVSRGIYATDAEARREILSLIHGHAR; translated from the coding sequence ATGGAAACAGCCATTCCGGGACGGAGCACACCGGTGAGCGGGCTGACATTGCGGCTGCCGGTGACGCCCCAGCAACCCGTGGATGTTGAGCGTATCGAACGGGCCGTGCGGGAGATCCTGCTTGCGATTGGCGAGGACCCCGCCCGGGACGGGCTCCTCGACACTCCAAAGCGTGTCGCCCGGGCATATCGTGAGCTCTTCGCCGGTTTGCGGCAGGATCCCGCGGCCCACCTCGAGCGGGTGTTTGAGCAGGAGACCGACGGTGTTGTGCTGGTGCGCGACATCGAGTTCTTCAGCATGTGCGAGCACCACTTGCTGCCTTTTTTCGGGAAGGCGCATGTCGCCTATCGCCCGAACGGCGATCGCGTGGTCGGCCTGTCGAAGCTGGCACGCACGGTGGACACATTTGCCCGCCGCCCCCAGGTGCAGGAGCGTCTGACCGCGCAAGTCGCCGACGCCATGATGGAGCACCTCCAGCCGGCCGGCGTAGTGGTCATGGTCGAGGCGGAGCATCTCTGCATGTCCATGCGGGGGATCTCGAAGCCCGGCAGTGCAACCGCGACGACGGTCAGCCGGGGGATCTACGCCACGGATGCGGAGGCACGGCGGGAAATCTTGAGTCTGATCCACGGGCACGCCCGGTAG
- a CDS encoding helix-turn-helix domain-containing protein: MKPVLSPKELATAIGVSESSLKRWADDGLIRVARTAGGHRRIPIAEAIRFIRETKTPLVRPEVLGFTDLDLVQADTTGGEEPADLLYRYLAAGQAPEARGLVMSLYLSGQTVAALADGPVRSALERLGRLWEHHENGVFIEHRATDICMEALWQLHTTLEPRTTVATAVGGAIPGDPYILASLLAATVLAAEGYHAVNLGPNTPFEALRAAVDHHKATLAWLSFSHVPDRPATEAGARRFAQEMAERGVRLVVGGQSLGNIGTALGDKVFVGRSMAELAAFANGVLASRAGAQAPLVLPIQIP, encoded by the coding sequence TTGAAGCCCGTTTTGTCTCCTAAGGAGCTGGCAACCGCCATTGGCGTAAGCGAGTCGTCGCTCAAACGCTGGGCCGACGACGGCCTGATCCGTGTGGCCCGTACCGCCGGCGGGCACCGCCGCATCCCCATCGCCGAGGCGATCCGCTTCATTCGCGAAACCAAGACGCCCCTCGTACGGCCCGAAGTGCTCGGATTCACCGATCTCGATTTGGTGCAAGCCGACACCACAGGCGGCGAGGAGCCCGCCGATCTGCTCTATCGCTATCTCGCCGCCGGCCAGGCACCCGAGGCCCGCGGACTCGTTATGTCGCTTTATCTGAGTGGGCAGACCGTTGCCGCTTTAGCCGACGGACCCGTTCGCTCCGCCCTCGAGCGTCTCGGCCGCCTCTGGGAACACCACGAGAACGGCGTTTTCATCGAGCACCGCGCCACCGACATCTGCATGGAAGCGCTCTGGCAGTTGCACACCACGCTCGAGCCGCGGACGACTGTTGCGACAGCGGTGGGCGGGGCGATTCCCGGTGACCCGTACATTCTGGCGTCCCTGTTGGCGGCCACCGTGCTGGCGGCGGAGGGCTATCACGCCGTCAACCTCGGACCCAACACACCCTTTGAAGCCCTGCGCGCCGCGGTCGACCACCACAAAGCTACACTTGCGTGGCTGAGCTTCAGCCACGTTCCCGACCGACCGGCCACCGAGGCCGGCGCGCGCCGTTTCGCGCAGGAAATGGCCGAACGGGGCGTTCGTCTTGTGGTGGGTGGCCAGAGTCTGGGTAACATCGGAACGGCGCTTGGCGACAAAGTCTTCGTCGGCCGATCGATGGCGGAACTGGCCGCCTTCGCGAATGGCGTGCTCGCCAGCCGGGCGGGTGCCCAGGCCCCATTGGTGCTTCCGATCCAGATCCCATAG
- a CDS encoding SDR family oxidoreductase translates to MSATTSFRDEGVYAVVGATGGVGTALVRRLVTGGARVVALGRNEAGLNALAADLGVATQVCMAADIDALDTALGVVAVQHDGLAGVANCVGSLWLRPAHQTTAADFEATLRTNVHSAFAVVKAAGRLTKARGGSVVLVSSAAALVGLASHEAIAAAKGAVASLARSAAATYAGQGLRVNAVAPGLTRTPLTTAITANELSLKASVAMHALGRIGEPDEIAAAMVWLLSEESAWITGQVLGVDGGLACVRARSKA, encoded by the coding sequence ATGAGCGCAACGACGAGCTTTCGCGACGAGGGTGTTTACGCGGTCGTGGGTGCGACCGGAGGTGTCGGCACTGCGTTGGTCCGGCGGCTCGTGACCGGTGGCGCGCGGGTTGTGGCACTGGGGCGGAACGAAGCGGGATTGAACGCCCTTGCGGCCGATCTGGGGGTGGCCACGCAGGTTTGCATGGCGGCGGATATTGACGCGCTCGATACAGCGCTTGGTGTGGTCGCTGTGCAGCATGACGGGCTTGCGGGTGTTGCGAATTGTGTGGGTTCCCTGTGGCTGCGCCCGGCCCATCAGACCACTGCCGCGGACTTCGAAGCCACCCTGCGAACGAATGTGCATTCGGCTTTCGCCGTTGTAAAGGCGGCCGGCCGGCTGACGAAGGCCCGTGGGGGGTCGGTTGTGCTGGTTTCTTCGGCGGCGGCCCTGGTTGGGTTGGCGAGCCACGAGGCGATCGCAGCGGCCAAGGGCGCCGTCGCGTCCCTGGCGCGCTCGGCCGCTGCGACCTATGCCGGTCAAGGACTGCGGGTGAACGCCGTGGCCCCCGGGCTGACGCGAACACCCCTGACGACCGCCATCACCGCCAATGAGTTGTCACTCAAGGCATCCGTGGCGATGCACGCGCTGGGAAGAATTGGCGAGCCGGACGAGATCGCCGCGGCGATGGTATGGTTGCTCAGCGAGGAAAGCGCGTGGATCACCGGTCAGGTGCTGGGTGTGGATGGCGGCCTTGCGTGCGTGCGGGCGCGGAGCAAAGCTTGA
- a CDS encoding fasciclin domain-containing protein translates to MVSTSGKADIVDTAVAAGSFKTLAAALGAADLVDALKGDGPFTVFAPTDEAFAKLPKGTVEELLKPENKAKLQAILTYHVVAGKVDSKAVIKLTGATTLNGQRATIAVQDGKVQVGNATVVTPDVEASNGIIHVIDTVMLPADKNIVDTAKGAGKFNTLLKAAVAAGLAETLATGGPFTVFAPTDEAFAKLPEGTLADLLKPENKGKLADILKFHVVSGRVYSPDALKAGQAETLLGQKVRIRAADGKAMINDATIIATDIDASNGVIHVIDTVILPG, encoded by the coding sequence ATGGTGAGCACCTCGGGCAAGGCCGACATCGTGGACACCGCGGTCGCCGCGGGCAGCTTCAAGACGCTGGCGGCGGCGCTGGGCGCGGCCGACCTGGTCGATGCACTGAAAGGTGATGGTCCGTTCACGGTATTTGCTCCCACCGACGAGGCCTTCGCCAAACTCCCCAAGGGCACGGTTGAAGAGCTGCTCAAGCCGGAGAACAAGGCGAAGTTGCAGGCAATCCTGACGTACCACGTCGTAGCCGGCAAGGTCGATTCGAAGGCGGTCATCAAGCTGACCGGGGCGACGACGCTCAATGGGCAGCGGGCCACGATCGCGGTGCAGGATGGCAAAGTGCAGGTCGGCAACGCGACCGTCGTTACCCCGGACGTTGAGGCCAGCAACGGCATTATCCATGTGATCGACACGGTCATGCTCCCGGCGGACAAGAACATCGTCGACACCGCGAAGGGCGCCGGCAAGTTCAACACGCTGCTGAAGGCGGCGGTTGCGGCGGGCCTGGCGGAGACGCTCGCCACCGGCGGTCCGTTCACCGTGTTTGCCCCGACTGATGAGGCGTTCGCCAAGTTGCCGGAAGGCACGCTGGCCGACCTCCTCAAGCCGGAGAACAAGGGCAAGCTGGCTGACATCCTGAAGTTCCATGTGGTTTCCGGTCGGGTGTACTCGCCGGACGCTCTGAAGGCCGGCCAGGCCGAGACGCTGCTGGGGCAGAAGGTTCGCATTCGGGCGGCGGACGGCAAGGCCATGATCAACGATGCGACGATCATCGCCACGGACATCGACGCGTCGAACGGCGTGATTCACGTTATCGACACGGTGATTCTGCCGGGCTAA